A window of Rhodococcus sp. SGAir0479 contains these coding sequences:
- a CDS encoding xanthine dehydrogenase family protein molybdopterin-binding subunit, whose product MSAIGTSLGRIDGPEKVTGTAPYAYEHDVAEPVYLHAITATIPSGTITRMDTTAAEAVDGVLAVLTPWNAPRLADTSDGEYSILQGPTVAFRGQIIGGVVAETAEVARHAQSVVRVEYDVRPHDATFRIDGPDVYVPEVANGGSDAVSTDGNPEAVLAQARARGGPVVDSWYSSPEEHNNPMEPHTTIACWDPAENALTLHDSTQGPHGVASTLAPVLGLEPDRIRVIAPHVGGGFGSKGAPHAHNVLAALAARALPGRSVKFAVTRQQMFVFTGYRPAIASHVRLAADAEGRITALIHDAYSQSSRVKEYVEQTAVGSRSMYAAEHRSTSHRAVPLDVPVPYWMRAPGECPGMFAGEVAMDELAEACGLDPIELRVRNDPPTDPESGKPWASRRLVDCLREGARRFGWDARARTPGTCRVGNALVGLGVASAAYPHMINPGSQATVTLREDGRYGVQIDAVDIGTGTWTTLTLIAADALGCPPERVVLEIGDNALPSASVAGGSSGTSSWGAAILAAVDAFRQRYGHEPAVGASVTAGSDAEPDEDYQPYSFGAHFVEARVDVDTGEITVPRMLGVFSIGRVINPRTVRSQFIGGMTFGISMALQEESVRDPRFGHVVTQDFATYHIPVHADVQDVDAVWLDDVDTRATPMGSRGAGEIGNVGSAAAVVNAIYNATGVRVRDLPVRADALLSGLPEA is encoded by the coding sequence GTGAGCGCGATCGGAACATCACTGGGACGCATCGACGGGCCCGAGAAGGTCACCGGGACAGCGCCGTACGCGTACGAGCACGACGTCGCGGAACCGGTGTACCTGCATGCGATCACCGCGACGATCCCGTCCGGCACGATCACGCGCATGGACACCACGGCCGCCGAGGCGGTGGACGGGGTGCTCGCGGTCCTCACGCCGTGGAACGCACCGCGGCTGGCCGACACCTCGGACGGCGAGTACAGCATCCTGCAGGGCCCGACGGTGGCATTTCGCGGCCAGATCATCGGAGGCGTCGTCGCCGAGACCGCCGAGGTCGCGCGTCATGCACAGTCTGTGGTGCGGGTCGAGTACGACGTCCGGCCGCACGACGCCACCTTCCGGATCGACGGGCCCGACGTCTACGTTCCCGAGGTCGCGAACGGGGGATCCGACGCGGTGAGCACGGACGGCAACCCCGAGGCCGTGCTCGCGCAGGCCCGGGCGCGCGGCGGCCCGGTGGTCGACAGCTGGTACTCCTCCCCCGAGGAGCACAACAATCCGATGGAGCCGCACACGACCATCGCGTGCTGGGACCCCGCCGAGAACGCGTTGACGCTGCACGACTCCACGCAGGGCCCGCACGGCGTCGCCTCGACCCTGGCGCCGGTACTGGGCCTCGAGCCGGACCGGATCCGGGTGATCGCGCCGCACGTCGGCGGTGGGTTCGGTTCCAAGGGCGCCCCGCACGCGCACAACGTGCTGGCGGCGCTGGCGGCCCGGGCACTGCCCGGCCGGTCGGTGAAGTTCGCGGTCACCCGCCAGCAGATGTTCGTGTTCACCGGCTACCGCCCGGCCATCGCGTCGCACGTCCGTCTGGCCGCCGACGCCGAGGGGCGTATCACCGCGCTGATACACGACGCCTACTCCCAGTCCTCCCGCGTCAAGGAGTACGTCGAACAGACCGCGGTGGGGTCGCGGTCGATGTACGCGGCCGAGCACCGGAGCACGTCGCACCGCGCGGTGCCGCTGGACGTGCCGGTGCCGTACTGGATGCGGGCGCCGGGTGAGTGCCCCGGCATGTTCGCCGGCGAGGTCGCAATGGACGAGCTCGCCGAGGCGTGCGGCCTCGACCCGATCGAGCTGCGCGTCCGCAACGATCCGCCGACCGACCCGGAATCGGGGAAGCCCTGGGCGTCGCGGCGCCTGGTCGACTGCCTCCGCGAGGGCGCACGACGGTTCGGCTGGGACGCGCGGGCGCGCACGCCGGGCACCTGCCGCGTCGGCAACGCGCTCGTCGGCCTGGGAGTGGCCAGCGCCGCCTACCCGCACATGATCAACCCCGGCTCGCAGGCGACGGTCACGCTGCGGGAAGACGGGCGCTACGGCGTGCAGATCGACGCCGTGGACATCGGGACCGGCACGTGGACCACGCTCACCCTCATCGCCGCCGACGCCCTCGGCTGCCCGCCCGAGCGGGTCGTGCTCGAGATCGGCGACAACGCGCTGCCGTCCGCGTCCGTGGCGGGCGGCTCGTCCGGGACGTCGTCGTGGGGAGCGGCGATTCTGGCGGCCGTCGACGCGTTCCGACAGCGGTACGGCCACGAACCGGCGGTGGGCGCGTCGGTGACGGCCGGTTCCGACGCCGAGCCCGACGAGGACTACCAGCCCTATTCGTTCGGCGCGCACTTCGTCGAGGCGCGGGTGGACGTCGACACCGGGGAGATCACGGTGCCGCGCATGCTGGGAGTGTTCTCGATCGGCCGGGTGATCAATCCCCGCACCGTGCGGTCACAGTTCATCGGGGGCATGACCTTCGGCATCTCGATGGCGTTGCAGGAGGAGAGCGTTCGCGATCCGCGGTTCGGGCACGTCGTGACGCAGGACTTCGCGACGTACCACATTCCGGTCCACGCGGACGTGCAGGACGTCGACGCGGTCTGGCTCGACGACGTCGACACCCGGGCCACGCCGATGGGCTCGCGCGGTGCCGGGGAGATCGGCAACGTCGGTAGCGCGGCGGCGGTGGTGAACGCGATCTACAACGCCACCGGCGTCCGGGTCCGCGATCTGCCCGTGCGCGCCGACGCGCTGCTGTCCGGTCTGCCGGAAGCCTGA
- a CDS encoding FAD binding domain-containing protein — MIPFRYERAADVAAAVTLLQRNPGAKLLAGGTNLVDLLKLGVASPHLLVDISRLPLDTVEETEAGGLRIGTNVRNSDLAAHPVVRQRYPMLARALLSAASPQLRNLATTGGNLLQRTRCVYFQDVTTACNKRDPGTGCSAIGGFTRHHAIFGASDACAATHPSDMAVALAALDAQVLVTGPGGTRRIPMPGFHRLPGREPDRDTVLAPDELIVAVELPPARAGAASTYRKVRERASYAFALVSVAAELVVHDGTVTQARIALGGVAHAPWRAAAAEAVLRGRRPEMAVFGEAADAELASARPFADNAFKVPLVRRTVVAVLRDLAAGPADSRPSDREVTRA; from the coding sequence GTGATCCCGTTTCGGTACGAGCGCGCGGCGGACGTCGCCGCCGCGGTGACGTTGCTGCAGCGCAATCCCGGCGCGAAACTGCTCGCGGGCGGGACCAATCTGGTGGACCTGCTCAAGCTCGGTGTCGCCTCGCCCCACCTGCTGGTCGACATCTCGCGGCTGCCGCTGGACACCGTCGAGGAGACCGAGGCCGGCGGGTTGCGGATCGGGACGAACGTTCGCAACAGCGATCTGGCCGCGCATCCGGTGGTTCGGCAGCGGTACCCGATGCTGGCGCGTGCCCTGCTCTCGGCGGCGTCGCCGCAACTGCGCAACCTGGCGACGACGGGCGGAAACCTCTTGCAGCGCACCCGGTGCGTCTACTTCCAGGACGTCACGACCGCCTGCAACAAGCGCGATCCGGGTACCGGATGCTCCGCGATCGGCGGTTTCACCCGGCACCACGCCATCTTCGGAGCATCCGACGCGTGCGCGGCCACGCACCCGTCGGACATGGCGGTGGCACTCGCGGCGCTCGACGCGCAGGTGCTGGTCACCGGGCCGGGCGGCACTCGGCGCATCCCGATGCCCGGCTTCCACCGACTGCCCGGCCGCGAACCGGATCGCGACACCGTCCTCGCGCCCGACGAACTGATTGTCGCGGTGGAGCTTCCACCGGCCAGAGCGGGTGCGGCATCGACGTACCGGAAGGTGCGTGAGCGGGCGTCGTACGCATTCGCGCTGGTGTCGGTGGCGGCCGAGTTGGTGGTGCACGACGGCACCGTCACGCAGGCGCGGATCGCACTCGGTGGCGTCGCGCACGCACCGTGGCGCGCGGCCGCGGCGGAGGCCGTGCTTCGCGGTCGCCGCCCCGAGATGGCGGTGTTCGGGGAGGCCGCCGACGCCGAGTTGGCGTCGGCCCGGCCGTTCGCCGACAACGCTTTCAAGGTGCCGTTGGTGCGGCGCACGGTCGTGGCGGTGTTGCGCGATCTCGCCGCAGGTCCGGCCGACTCCCGGCCGTCCGACCGGGAGGTGACTCGGGCGTGA
- a CDS encoding 2Fe-2S iron-sulfur cluster-binding protein, whose protein sequence is MEAQVSLTVDGEQRTVSIDTRTTLLDALRDRLGIHSPKKGCDHGQCGSCTVLVDGRRVTSCLSLAVAQDGVTVVTAAGLASTDDAGGDGATPDELHPMQRAFIDQDGFQCGYCTPGQVCSAVGMLDEFAAGAPSHVTEDLTGETELTDAEIRERMSGNLCRCGAYPNILAAIRQAANEEAGR, encoded by the coding sequence ATGGAAGCGCAAGTCAGCCTGACGGTGGACGGCGAGCAGCGGACGGTGTCGATCGACACGCGGACGACACTGCTCGACGCGTTACGGGACCGCCTCGGGATCCACTCGCCGAAGAAGGGCTGCGACCACGGGCAGTGCGGATCGTGCACGGTGCTGGTCGACGGCCGTCGCGTGACCTCGTGCCTGTCGCTGGCGGTGGCGCAGGACGGGGTGACGGTCGTGACCGCGGCCGGGCTGGCGAGCACGGACGACGCCGGCGGCGACGGCGCCACGCCCGACGAACTGCATCCGATGCAACGAGCGTTCATCGACCAGGACGGGTTCCAGTGCGGGTACTGCACACCCGGACAGGTGTGTTCGGCGGTGGGCATGCTCGACGAGTTCGCGGCCGGAGCACCGAGTCACGTCACCGAGGATCTGACCGGGGAGACCGAACTGACCGACGCGGAGATCCGAGAACGGATGAGCGGCAACCTGTGCCGATGCGGGGCCTACCCCAACATCCTGGCGGCGATCCGTCAGGCCGCGAACGAGGAGGCCGGCAGGTGA
- a CDS encoding DUF2867 domain-containing protein produces the protein MPRPAFWSMALEDIPRPDYVDVVAVPLPAGATDDPRVWAETVFAVDASPRWVRLAFAVRQMLVPLIGVPRGGRDVFAVARVQDGEALVSADDRHLDFRAAVAVDAETRLVRMTTVVRLKGWRGRVYFAPVGVVHPVVVQSMLRRACVRLTPR, from the coding sequence ATGCCGCGCCCCGCCTTCTGGTCGATGGCCCTCGAGGACATCCCCCGCCCGGACTACGTCGACGTCGTCGCGGTGCCGCTGCCCGCAGGCGCCACCGACGATCCACGGGTCTGGGCGGAGACGGTGTTCGCGGTCGACGCCAGCCCCCGGTGGGTCCGGCTGGCCTTCGCCGTCCGGCAGATGCTGGTGCCGCTGATCGGGGTGCCTCGCGGCGGGCGCGACGTCTTCGCCGTCGCCCGCGTGCAGGACGGCGAGGCGCTCGTCAGCGCCGACGATCGGCATCTGGACTTCCGGGCCGCCGTCGCGGTCGACGCCGAGACCCGCCTGGTCCGGATGACGACGGTCGTGCGGTTGAAGGGCTGGCGTGGACGCGTCTACTTCGCCCCGGTCGGCGTGGTGCACCCGGTGGTCGTGCAGTCCATGCTCCGCCGTGCCTGCGTCAGGCTCACCCCGCGCTGA
- a CDS encoding HAD family hydrolase, with protein MRRIRLVASDLDGTLLRSDRTVSPRSAQAMAAARDAGVEVVWATARARHSVSALAQSCGFRGEAICANGAVTLDLADGTPEITGTVSIEVAEALAAMERVRTLVPGVVFANVGPTTFVAEPEYAALCEYADHHRTLDEMILEEQLPRMGEPMVKIVARHPEVPSLELYRLAAAAGVAGVELTHSGAPYVEMAATGVSKATALAQLCASRGIAAEEVAVIGDAVNDIPMLMWGGVALCPENALPEVRALATRVLPSNDEDGVAQYLEELVARIRV; from the coding sequence GTGAGACGAATCAGGCTGGTGGCCTCGGACCTCGACGGGACTCTCCTGCGGTCCGACCGGACCGTCTCGCCGCGGAGCGCGCAGGCGATGGCGGCCGCGCGCGACGCCGGCGTGGAGGTGGTGTGGGCGACCGCCCGCGCCAGGCACTCGGTGTCGGCGCTCGCGCAGTCGTGCGGGTTCCGGGGGGAGGCGATCTGCGCCAACGGGGCCGTCACGCTCGACCTCGCCGACGGCACTCCCGAGATCACCGGCACCGTCTCGATCGAGGTGGCCGAGGCGCTCGCGGCGATGGAACGGGTCCGCACACTGGTCCCGGGCGTCGTGTTCGCGAACGTGGGGCCGACGACGTTCGTGGCGGAGCCGGAGTACGCGGCGCTGTGCGAGTACGCCGACCATCACCGGACCCTCGACGAGATGATCCTCGAGGAACAGCTACCGCGGATGGGCGAGCCGATGGTCAAGATCGTCGCACGTCATCCCGAGGTACCCAGCTTGGAGTTGTACCGACTGGCGGCCGCGGCCGGCGTCGCCGGGGTGGAACTGACGCACTCCGGCGCACCGTACGTCGAGATGGCCGCGACGGGCGTCTCGAAGGCCACCGCACTCGCGCAGCTGTGCGCGTCCCGGGGCATCGCCGCCGAGGAGGTTGCGGTGATCGGCGACGCCGTGAACGATATTCCGATGCTGATGTGGGGTGGCGTCGCGCTCTGTCCGGAGAATGCCTTGCCGGAGGTGCGGGCGCTCGCCACTCGGGTACTGCCGAGCAACGACGAAGACGGTGTCGCGCAGTACCTCGAGGAACTCGTGGCCCGAATTCGCGTCTGA
- a CDS encoding ScbR family autoregulator-binding transcription factor, with protein MLKQERAWITRQQIVKGASEMFDRAGYERASLAEIVELSGITKGALYFHFKSKDDLAKVVIEEQHAITMKAVEAILSSSEPALEQLAMLCYEMGRQMIEDPIVRAGIRLTLEMSADDGPRKPYADWIDACEHVARAAIAEGDVVDTVVPAELGRFIVGSFTGVQLVSHVLTGRQDLYERIDQMLKLLLPGIVAPRRRHKIDRIRAARWTPTDA; from the coding sequence ATGCTCAAGCAGGAGCGGGCGTGGATCACGCGCCAGCAGATCGTCAAGGGTGCTTCCGAAATGTTCGACCGCGCGGGGTACGAACGCGCGAGTCTGGCCGAGATCGTGGAGCTCTCGGGAATCACGAAGGGCGCGCTGTACTTCCACTTCAAGTCGAAGGACGATCTGGCGAAGGTGGTCATAGAGGAGCAGCACGCCATCACGATGAAGGCCGTCGAGGCCATCCTGTCGTCGAGTGAGCCGGCGCTCGAGCAGTTGGCGATGCTCTGCTACGAGATGGGCCGCCAGATGATCGAGGACCCGATCGTGCGCGCCGGGATCCGCCTGACCCTCGAGATGAGCGCCGACGACGGTCCCCGCAAGCCGTACGCCGACTGGATCGACGCGTGCGAGCACGTCGCGCGCGCCGCGATCGCCGAGGGCGACGTGGTCGACACCGTCGTCCCCGCCGAGCTGGGGCGCTTCATCGTCGGCTCCTTCACGGGCGTGCAACTGGTCTCGCACGTGTTGACCGGACGGCAGGATCTGTACGAGCGCATCGACCAGATGCTCAAGCTGTTGTTACCCGGGATCGTCGCCCCCCGGCGACGGCACAAGATCGATCGCATCCGCGCCGCGCGCTGGACGCCGACCGACGCCTGA
- a CDS encoding acyl-CoA dehydrogenase family protein: protein MSGVGVFEEEQLELRKTVAQLLSKRADAAALRKTLESGDAFDRGLWDVLCQQVGVAALAIPEEFGGFGATLVEQHLVLEELGAALTPSPMFGSAVLAAQAILATGNTEACERLLPGIAEGSSIAALCWVGPEGHWRSTEVACTASGDDASAYTVSGTAHYVLDGAHADVLIVAASVEGTDGVIGLFEVDPSADGVARRQLPTMDLTRPMSLVEFASAPAVRLTADDASAALEQVRRIAIVALSAEQVGAAARCLQMTVDYSKDRVQFGRAIGSFQALKHRMADLYFLVETARSASYAAVHSLSEGLPSAAADAAVAKAYCSEALLAVTGDSIQLHGGIAITWEHDAHLFFKRAHGSAQLFGQPEQFLEEMETLAGLSA from the coding sequence GTGAGCGGGGTCGGAGTGTTCGAGGAGGAGCAGCTCGAGCTCCGCAAGACGGTGGCGCAGCTGCTGAGCAAGCGCGCCGACGCGGCCGCGTTGCGCAAGACGCTCGAGTCCGGCGACGCGTTCGACCGCGGCCTGTGGGACGTGTTGTGCCAGCAGGTCGGTGTCGCGGCCCTGGCGATCCCCGAGGAGTTCGGCGGCTTCGGCGCCACCCTCGTCGAGCAGCACCTGGTGCTCGAGGAGCTCGGCGCCGCGCTGACGCCGTCGCCGATGTTCGGTTCCGCGGTGCTGGCCGCCCAGGCGATCCTGGCGACGGGCAACACCGAGGCGTGCGAGCGTCTGCTGCCCGGCATCGCCGAGGGTTCGTCCATCGCCGCGCTGTGCTGGGTGGGCCCCGAGGGGCACTGGCGCAGCACCGAGGTCGCGTGCACCGCGTCCGGTGACGACGCGTCCGCGTACACCGTCTCGGGCACCGCGCACTACGTGCTCGACGGCGCGCACGCCGACGTGCTCATCGTGGCTGCGTCCGTGGAAGGCACGGACGGCGTCATCGGTTTGTTCGAGGTCGACCCGTCCGCCGACGGCGTTGCGCGCCGTCAGCTCCCGACGATGGATCTCACCCGCCCGATGTCGTTGGTGGAGTTCGCCTCCGCGCCCGCCGTCCGGCTCACCGCCGACGACGCCTCCGCCGCGCTCGAGCAGGTGCGCCGCATCGCGATCGTCGCGCTGTCGGCCGAGCAGGTCGGTGCCGCGGCCCGCTGCCTGCAGATGACCGTGGACTACAGCAAGGATCGCGTGCAGTTCGGGCGCGCAATCGGCAGCTTCCAGGCGCTCAAGCACCGCATGGCCGACCTGTACTTCCTGGTGGAGACGGCCCGGTCGGCGTCGTATGCGGCCGTCCACTCGCTGAGCGAGGGCCTGCCGTCGGCCGCGGCCGACGCCGCGGTCGCGAAGGCGTACTGCTCGGAGGCGCTGCTGGCGGTGACCGGCGACTCGATCCAGCTGCACGGCGGCATCGCGATCACCTGGGAGCACGACGCGCACCTGTTCTTCAAGCGCGCGCACGGCAGCGCCCAGCTGTTCGGGCAGCCCGAGCAGTTCCTCGAGGAGATGGAGACGCTCGCGGGCCTGTCCGCCTGA
- a CDS encoding acyl-CoA dehydrogenase family protein: MKFSLSTEQRDFADSLRSLLANAKTPAVVRSWGENDTAAGLALLQQLAETGVTALAVPEEFDGIGAHPTDLAVAFIELGRAAVPGPILETAAAVPALLSALGDQELGKRFLPGIAEGTLASLVLEPSTPRALDADVAEPVLRVSGDTLELVRPTTQLESVDPARRLFEVESVETLAQGADVAAAAEKAYDLAVLAASAQLIGAGHAMIETATEYAKNRSQFGRVIGSFQAVKHHLSDALVAVEMATPLVYGAAISIADGADTIGRDVSAAKVAAANAAYVASRKALQVHGAIGYTLECDLSLWLTKVRALQSAWGTASAHRARIASAL, translated from the coding sequence ATGAAATTCTCCCTGTCCACCGAGCAGCGCGATTTCGCGGACAGCCTCCGCAGCCTGCTCGCCAACGCCAAGACCCCGGCCGTCGTCCGGTCCTGGGGTGAGAACGACACCGCCGCGGGTCTGGCCCTGCTGCAGCAGCTCGCCGAGACCGGTGTGACCGCGCTGGCGGTGCCCGAGGAGTTCGACGGCATCGGCGCGCATCCGACCGACCTGGCCGTCGCGTTCATCGAGCTGGGCCGCGCCGCGGTCCCGGGCCCGATCCTGGAGACGGCGGCAGCCGTCCCCGCGCTGCTGTCGGCGCTGGGAGATCAGGAACTGGGCAAGCGGTTCCTGCCCGGCATCGCCGAGGGCACCCTCGCGTCGCTGGTGCTCGAGCCGTCCACCCCGCGCGCTCTCGACGCCGATGTCGCCGAGCCGGTGCTGCGGGTTTCCGGAGACACCCTCGAGCTGGTCCGCCCCACCACGCAGCTCGAGTCGGTCGACCCGGCTCGTCGCCTGTTCGAGGTGGAGTCGGTCGAGACACTCGCGCAGGGCGCGGACGTCGCCGCGGCCGCCGAGAAGGCCTACGACCTGGCCGTGCTCGCGGCGTCGGCGCAGCTGATCGGTGCCGGCCACGCGATGATCGAGACCGCCACCGAGTACGCCAAGAACCGCTCGCAGTTCGGCCGCGTCATCGGTAGCTTCCAGGCTGTCAAGCATCACCTGTCCGACGCGCTCGTGGCTGTCGAGATGGCCACCCCGCTGGTGTACGGCGCGGCGATCTCCATCGCGGACGGAGCCGACACCATCGGCCGCGACGTGTCGGCCGCGAAGGTCGCCGCCGCGAACGCCGCCTACGTGGCGTCGCGCAAGGCCCTGCAGGTGCACGGCGCCATCGGTTACACCCTCGAGTGCGACCTGTCGCTGTGGCTGACCAAGGTGCGGGCACTGCAGTCCGCCTGGGGCACCGCCTCGGCCCACCGCGCACGGATTGCGAGCGCGCTGTGA
- a CDS encoding acyl-CoA dehydrogenase family protein gives MDLELDEKARAFQLEVREWLAANVPAEPLPSMDTAEGFEAHREWEHKLADARLSTVSWPEEFGGRDASMIEWVLFEEEYYKAGAPGRVSQNGIFLFAPTLFEHGTEEQLARIMPSMSRADVIWAQAWSEPEAGSDLAGIRSTARRTEGGWILNGQKTWSSRAVYADWGFGMFRTDPEAQRHKGLTYFMFPLNQDGVTVRAIPQLDGEPGFAEIFFEDVFVPDADVVGEVNNGWRVAMSTASNERGLSLRSPGRFISAVNRLIEVWKSNADVTDTAARDRVVDAWIGAEAYRLHTWGTVTRMLEGVPLGVEGSINKIFWSELDVRIHETALDLLGADGELAGKWQDGYLFSLSGPIYAGTNEIQRNIVAERLLGLPKADR, from the coding sequence GTGGATCTCGAACTGGATGAAAAGGCCCGCGCCTTCCAGCTGGAAGTGCGCGAATGGCTCGCTGCCAACGTCCCGGCGGAGCCGCTGCCGTCGATGGACACCGCGGAGGGCTTCGAGGCCCACCGCGAGTGGGAGCACAAGCTCGCCGACGCCCGCCTGTCGACCGTCTCGTGGCCCGAGGAGTTCGGCGGCCGCGACGCGTCGATGATCGAGTGGGTCCTCTTCGAGGAGGAGTACTACAAGGCCGGTGCCCCCGGCCGGGTCAGCCAGAACGGCATCTTCCTGTTCGCGCCCACGCTGTTCGAGCACGGCACCGAGGAGCAGCTCGCGCGCATCATGCCGAGCATGTCCCGCGCCGACGTCATCTGGGCGCAGGCCTGGTCCGAACCGGAGGCCGGCAGCGACCTCGCGGGCATCCGGTCGACGGCCCGTCGCACCGAGGGCGGCTGGATCCTCAACGGGCAGAAGACGTGGAGCTCGCGCGCGGTGTACGCGGACTGGGGCTTCGGCATGTTCCGCACCGATCCGGAAGCGCAGCGCCACAAGGGCCTGACGTACTTCATGTTCCCGCTGAACCAGGACGGCGTCACCGTCCGGGCGATCCCGCAGCTCGACGGCGAGCCCGGCTTCGCGGAGATCTTCTTCGAGGACGTCTTCGTCCCCGACGCCGACGTCGTCGGCGAGGTCAACAACGGCTGGCGGGTCGCGATGAGCACCGCCTCCAACGAGCGCGGCCTGTCGCTGCGCAGCCCGGGCCGCTTCATCTCCGCGGTCAACCGCCTGATCGAGGTGTGGAAGTCGAACGCGGACGTGACCGACACCGCGGCCCGTGACCGTGTCGTCGACGCGTGGATCGGCGCCGAGGCCTACCGCCTGCACACGTGGGGCACCGTCACCCGCATGCTCGAGGGTGTCCCCCTCGGCGTCGAGGGTTCGATCAACAAGATCTTCTGGTCCGAGCTCGACGTCCGCATCCACGAGACGGCCCTCGACCTGCTGGGCGCCGACGGCGAGCTCGCCGGCAAGTGGCAGGACGGGTACCTGTTCTCGCTGTCCGGCCCGATCTACGCCGGCACCAACGAAATTCAGCGCAACATCGTTGCCGAGCGGCTGCTCGGACTCCCGAAGGCGGATCGATGA
- a CDS encoding enoyl-CoA hydratase has product MTVPHDVTARGDVPDEGEVVTYEVRDHVAIVTMNRPEYRNAQNSVMTYALDAAFERAVEDDDVKVIVLAGNGEHFSAGHDIGTPGRDHHVHYENKAALWWDHLGKDGGDQRFARESEVYLGMCRRWREIPKPMIAQIHGACIAGGLMLSWCCDLIVASQDAFFADPVVRMGVPGVEYFAHPWALGTRFAKEILFTGDRFSAQRAYEVGMVNRVVPRAELEAETLALAARIAEMPRFGLALTKKAVNQCEDLMGQRAGMDSVFGLHHFAHAHNAEVGRDSLGGMDVNSMKAKAK; this is encoded by the coding sequence ATGACCGTCCCCCACGATGTCACCGCTCGGGGCGATGTCCCCGACGAGGGGGAGGTCGTCACCTACGAGGTGCGTGACCACGTCGCGATCGTGACGATGAACCGTCCCGAGTACCGCAATGCCCAGAACTCGGTGATGACGTACGCCCTCGACGCCGCGTTCGAACGAGCCGTCGAGGACGACGACGTGAAGGTGATCGTGCTGGCCGGCAACGGCGAGCACTTCAGCGCCGGCCACGACATCGGCACCCCCGGCCGCGATCACCACGTGCACTACGAGAACAAGGCCGCGCTGTGGTGGGACCACCTCGGCAAGGACGGCGGCGACCAGCGCTTCGCCCGCGAGAGCGAGGTGTACCTGGGGATGTGCCGCCGGTGGCGGGAGATCCCGAAGCCGATGATCGCCCAGATCCACGGCGCGTGCATCGCCGGCGGACTCATGCTCTCGTGGTGCTGCGACCTGATCGTCGCGTCGCAGGACGCGTTCTTCGCGGACCCGGTCGTCCGCATGGGCGTGCCCGGCGTCGAGTACTTCGCCCACCCGTGGGCGCTGGGGACTCGGTTCGCGAAGGAGATCCTCTTCACGGGCGACCGCTTCTCCGCGCAGCGCGCGTACGAGGTGGGCATGGTCAACCGGGTGGTGCCGCGCGCCGAACTCGAGGCGGAGACCCTGGCGCTGGCAGCCCGCATCGCGGAGATGCCGCGGTTCGGTCTGGCGCTGACCAAGAAGGCTGTCAACCAGTGCGAGGACCTGATGGGTCAGCGTGCCGGTATGGATTCGGTGTTCGGCCTGCACCACTTCGCCCACGCGCACAACGCCGAGGTGGGCAGGGACTCGCTGGGTGGAATGGACGTCAACAGTATGAAAGCGAAGGCGAAATAG